Below is a window of Trichosurus vulpecula isolate mTriVul1 chromosome 4, mTriVul1.pri, whole genome shotgun sequence DNA.
TATAAGTTTCTATATATCCagatttttatctatttatttatatatcccAATGAATTGGGATAGATCAGGTATTATGCTATAATTGGGTTTCAGTGTTTTTCTTAGTTTTACTTTTAAGAAGCTAAAAGCTCTGCTGAATATGATTTTTGAAGACTTGAACATAAAATCGaagaagctatatacaggaaCCTACATCCCTTGAGAATGATTTAATGTAATGCCCTGACAGAAATAATATTGGGCATGATAAGAAAATCTCAGAGACTTTAGACAGTGTGCTTGCTTGCCCGAGCAAAATCTAAGGTTGCTTCCAATTCCAAGAAGCTTTATTATTATAAACAATTGCAATTTCTACCATGATGATATTGTCCTAATGACTGAAGATgcaaaaatctcattttaataaCTTTCTGAAGTAATGAAACTTCTCTACTTTTAAACCCATGATTAGAAATGTGAAATATTGAATATATAATTATTTGACTCACAGGGGTATTAATATTTTTATGGTAAGAagtaaaagaacaaaacataagtaaataaaagtaGTGTGTTCTACATCTTAAAAATCAATAGACTGAATGGAATTAGAATCAATACACtgaaaaaggaagataaattatGCTATATTCTTACAGCgaacatttggggttttttggtctttCATTATAGATGTCCAAACTAGTgctagaagaaaatgagatgcaCGAAACTAGCCAAGACATTCATTCATACAGTGAATGAAAACAATTTCACTTGTGTAATGCTGCCCTACACACATAGACAAAATTAGCAAATCATGCGGTATTGATGGGGcagtaaggtggcacagtggatagtaccCTGGACccagcatcaggaagactcatctttctaagttcaaatctgacctcagacactttctgctgtgtgaccctggggcaagtcacttaaccctgtttgcctcagttttctcatctgtcaaatgagctggagaaaaccccaaaagggatcactaagatttggacacaactggaacATGACTGAACTGAACTATGGTACTGATATCACTAACGTATTTCTGATCACTTAAAAGAGCCAAATTTCTTTCAATGATACTCGTAAGTTCTTGAAAGGCTATTCAAAGATGATGTCTGCAGTACCAGCGATAAAGATGACCTAGGGGTGGtggaattaaaataaagaaaaatcaacTACAGAAAGCACAACTATTAATAGTGAAGTACTCACACCTTTGTCTGACATAGAGGAAATAATATATTAGTGAATGGGTAAAAGGCAATTTTTCACAGAAGGGAAACCTTATGTTGTCAACAATACAAAGAAACTTTATTTGTATCTACATAATAGAAAGAGGGCTGAGAAACAGATAATAAACTTATAAATACCTTAGTTATCCATAGATAATGAACTCAGAAAAGTTTCTCATCCACCATCCCCCCAAGGAGGAGGAAGGCACTCTAGcaggaagaatgaaataagcataaATTATAACAGCAAGTAGGTGAATAACTATTCCTTTAGCGCTCGATTAAATATTTTTCGAAGCAGTTAACATCACTTTCTGTACTGTTTCTCCCTTAAGCAGAAGCTCAAAGATGTGTCGCACACTCTCATACGCTGTTACTAACACAgtatgcatgtgtttgtatacCTTTCCCCAgcatgaaaaaatgaaatgaaatcccAGCGATGCCTCCCTGTATCATGGAGGTAACTTTGCACCCTCAAATACTACGGCAGCAAAACACAAATCTGGCAGCACTCACAAAGCTAAAAGGGTTTAAGAGCGATCAGATTCTGTCATGTTAATCTACACTTTTAAAAACTGTAAATAATCTACAATTTTAGGTAtggtcattttttattttatgtacttgaactttttttaatatttaataatatgataccatatgataatatatttaatgttttaaaatatttttaaagccttcAAGCACAGGTGTATGCCATcctatttattttctgttctagGTGCAGCCTCAGTTAAGTGGGAGAGACTCATACTCAGAAGATTAAGACTCCAAGTAAGAAATTCTTTTAGCCAGAGTAGCTCAAGAAACCTACCATCCAGTAAGTCACAGAAGGGCAGCTATTTATGTCAGCTGAGATAGACAGACTCAGGACAGAAAGatcacagatcttttgaagtaCTCAAATATTCAATTCTCATGCACTTTTTTTGTCCATTAAAAAAAACGACAGAACAATCAACGAGATGAAGATTTGGAGAGTGAATGGTACTTACCGAAGATTCACTATCTCTAACAAGGAAGTCCCCTTCGACACCCCGTTCATTAAGGGCACATTCGGCCTGATGTCGTGTAACGTTCCCATAATACCACTCTCTTCCAGCAAACCGTCCCGTAGAAGATGGCCCTGTATAGCTTATCTGAGGCGGATGGGAAGTGTTCATGGCAGGACCATCACTTAAGATGACTACGTAGTTTTTAGGAACAAGGCCAATTTGTCCTCGGGAGTTTTTACATTTCCACCATTCTGGGTCATTTTCAGGTTTTTCAATGACTTCCATTGCTTCCCCTTTCTCAAAGTTGAGCTCTTCCTCCGTAACGGAACTGAAAGGATAGAGTGTTTGAACAATATGGAGCACTTTCATACTCTGGCCGTTACTCATGGATGCTCCTTTTCTTAAACTGAGAAAACTTGGGGAATCAGCTGTTGCTTCCTCTAGTTCCTCTACAACATAGTTCGAGGGAAACCAGCCGATCTGTCCATTGTAGCTACCTCGCCACCAGCCGTCACTACACTTTTCCATCACAATGACCCGGGATCCTTTCACTAGAGAGAGTTCATCCTCCCTCTCTGCAACATATGCAAATTTAACATAGGCTGGGATGTTGAGGTCATAAATTCTGTCCGCGGTGGTGCTTCCATTGGATGGATACTCTGCATCTGTACTCGGGGTGGGAGAGGCATCTCTTgtgcttgtctttctttttgtcttaccCAGCCCTGTCAGAAACAGAGAGGAAGGCTCAGTGATAAAATAATTAagtaataaatacaaagtcaagtgttttttcaaaatataaaataggaaGCATTTGTGGCTTACAACAGACTTCACTGTCAACTTAACGAATGCACAGAAACAGACTGGCCATGTGTGACTAGAAGACCTCATGATTACCATTAGGAAATATTAACATGGTTGCTCAAAACTAAATTTCAACAGATGGCTTAATTAATGCTGATCTATAATTTTCATTCACTTCAGAAATCTGCAAAGTTACTGGTAATACCAAAAAAGCCCAATATAAATAGAGgataatctggcctcagaagttgattagctatgtgaccttgggcaagccacttaagcctgtttgcctcagtttcctcatctgtaaaatgagcccaagacagaaatggcaaaccactccagtatccttgcaaagaaaatcccaaatagggtcacaaagagtcagacataactgaaacaactgaacaacaacaacacaactgTCATTCACTTTGGAAACCTGCAAAGTAATTGGTAATACTGAAAAAGCCCAATCAAAACAAAGGAAAGTGAGCGTAGTTTACTGAAAAGATAAGTAACCCGCGGTCAATTTCTACAGCCTCAGGTACACTAAGTATGAGCTCAAAGAGTGCCTTTAGTACTCTTACACAGCTGCAAGGCTTGGGCTACATGACCACTAAGTGCTCCCTTCTGAATTCTAAGGTTCCAGAGATCTTTGAATTATCCTTATTCCAATGCATACgcttattctttgtttttaacattaatattttgttttaatacctTTATTTCCAAAGATAACCCTTTTCTCCTCCAAGGGCCTTCCCTTATgacaaaaattaaagaagaaaaaaaatgtaagttaGCAAAATTAACAAAGACATTGAGTCTGATGGCAAATACAAGGCTTATGCCATCCTTCAGGGTACTCGGTATCCTCATGTTGACCAATATAAGTACTCAGGGTCTCCAAAAGCAGCACCTTCTTCCAGCTAGGCAGTAACTGATGTTTCTAACTTCTAACTGAATACtaaaaattctctccccattcaaCACTTATCTGCTCTGTGTTCTAATCTTTGTTCTCCACCAGAGGATAGTAAGTGCACATATATCAGATAAAGTAACCTCTGCTAATATTACCTAACACATTGCCACTTCCATGGTAATATCTTCTTCAGTTATGTCTTACCCTGGACCTGGTTAAGAATGCAGTAGGCCCTTAAGAAATGAAACTGGTGATAAAAATTTCAAACACCACAAGTTAGATTTTTGAGGCATTTATGACCCCCTTTGCTACCTCACCACAGGAGGCTTTACACCCAGACTTTGAGAGCAAGATATCTAGTGCTAGGAACTAGTGACCCATCCATACAGCCCTTCTTAGActattttaaatgcacaaaacatcttgttgctgttcagttatgtcctattttttatgaccccatttggggttttcttggcaaagatactggagtggtttgccatttccttctctaccatacttaacagatgagaaactgagacaaagtgggttaagtgacatgcccagggtcacacagctagtaagtgtctgagactggatttgaaatcaggaaaccaaaggttagcaAATATAAAGATGcgattttttttccccctttcaagtTCATTTACCTGCTTGAAATCTATCAGTAGATCTCTTAGGGATCTGGTGACTCCAGGTTAAAAGCCCTTTTGTAATCCTTTGATATATCAAGAgataggggaaaaaagggagtggggtgataaaGTTATAACATAAAACTGTGCCCTATTTTTGTTAGTTTACATCCTTCAGGGTGTACTACCTTAAAGCGTTCAGTGGACATCATCCTAACATACAAACATGTAGCCAGTTTCCCCCTGGAGCAAGCAGATAATGGCAAGGAGATGCAAAGACAATGGCAAAGCCATGTCCAAATTACTTGCAGAAGGGGTcccacaaaaagaaaactaaaatgagAAAGCCAGACAAAAgagtttatttttgttgtttattaaCTTATTTATCCTTAGAACTATCCACaccataatttttaaagtatattaccCAAACTTACTTCTGTTTAATGGTTATGCTATTTCACTACACACTAAAAACATTTAGCTTAAGTGCTTATAAAGCATAATAGAAACAGTCTGGTGCATTCAAATAGGtaattcaaaaagagaaaaaaaaaaacctaagtgcTATGCCACTAACCAGCCAGATTGTAACATAAGGTGTGAAAGGAATCTGCTGCTTGGAGCCACTATTGTGCTAACTTGAAAATAATGACCTACTTCCTTGACTAATGCAAGAGCTCTCAGGGAGCCAACAGGCCACTCTGAACTGTTCCAAGTCTTTACCCCATGCCCTCATATAATAAGCTCATCCAGCCTCCAAGCTCATCTAAGCTTCCACACTGAGTTAATCCTTCCATAATTCTATCATTCTTCAACTGAGCATGAGCAGATAGACTACTTGGAAAGTTGGCAGTGGAGGGAATGATTTTATTGTGTTCTGCGATACAATTACAGGAAAATGGGGCTTAAAAATGCTTGCTCGGGGGGAAGCTGGCAAAGgtttaaattcagaagaaaaattcCAACATTagaaactgaacaataacatctGTCAAGCAAGACGCCAACATGAAAGTAAGAattaagaaatattaagaaaaatgttCAACTACTCTCCAAAGTTTTTAGAATTGTAAAGATGCTTGTCAAAATGTAAACCTAAAACTaatgatttcattatttctttgcaTATAATTCTAATGACTGAATCACTGTTCTTCTCTCTACCTACAAACTCTAGTAATTCAGATTTTCAAACAGTCAGTTCCTTAAGCTTCAactctttcctccatctctgaaTAAATAACTACTTAATCTTTTGGATTTGAGAAACTGATATCCTAATACTGTGACTCTTTAATACCGGTTctgaatttttttgttatttaattttagGCAGTTACTAAAAGTAACAGATTGTGTTAAaagaggttcttttttttttttttggttatttgaaATTCCAAACAGATTTTCCCAACAAAGCAGTGTTCTAAATGGTGTGCAGGGTACAAGAACAATCCAGAAAAAGCCTATTTATGAAATTAACCAAAATTTTTATCAATATTTATATggaaaaatgaattcaaaatttCACCTTGGGATACCAGGAGTATCTTTTCTTTGCTGGTAGAAGAAGTTGGGACATCACtaaatagctttgtgaccttgggcaaggtcatCTTAAcatccctaggcctcagtttcttcattagtaaaatgggtCAGGAGGTCAGGGGTTGAAGTTAGAGGTGATttacttctaaggttcctttcagacTCGGATCATTTGATACAATATCCTTCCACTCTGAATTCCCTCTGTGACTCTTGCGacgtgagccagggactccaaaGGGAAAAACTGGCAAGATAAGGGATGAGGTAGGGTAGGTAAAGAGCAgtagggaggaggaaaatgatgACGTAGAAACTCTTGGTGAAATGATGAAGCAAGGGCTATAGCGTAAAGGTTGTTGGAAGGGAAGTACGGGAAAAACCTCAGTGGGAGGGGTTTTCCTATTCTCTTTGTTTTGTTATTATACTTAAATAGCACTAAAGGGCTTAGAAAAGTAGTCTGGATTTTTTCTTAGAATTTTTCAATACCCTCAAAGTACTCTAGGCTCAAGGCAAATTTGTTACATTTTGTGCAAAGGACAACCTGAattacttttctcattttcatctttgccttagtttcctccagtTTCTTCCGTGCTGTTTTTAAATTacaccatttaaaatttttaaaatgatttttaaattatatcatatACCGGTTGAGTTGTAAGGAATGAGCAgtatttaaaatgaaacaatgcaAAACAGCTATCTTTATTACGATAGCAAGAGCTCAAGTTAAGCATTTACATCTATTCTTTAAAACTCAAGTACTCTTTAGAAATGAGAATAAAACCTTTATAACCAGAACTCAACTATTTAGATccctcagctttttttttcccctctgtataACACTTTCAGGAGAAAGGAAACTATTATTATCATATGCCCTTGAGCCAATGTACATTCAACTCAATTTCTACACTTGTAGATACTACACAATCTGAACAAATATTCAATGCCATGAATCATTTTATGAAATATGGGCCATCATTTAATTGTTTAGCGAAATATGTTGAGTAcgtaattattatattatatcatcaAATGGACTGTCAGtgaaaagctagaaaaggaagcaatgatcaCAAAGAATGCTCATGACTTTTTCAAGAATAAAGATTAAGCTCTGAAAACTGAGAAAACCAAACTAATTCTCTTCTGTAACTGATTTCATTTTGTATTGCTACTGACATTTTGTGTAACTACCGAAGTCACATTTCATTTATCAGTGAGTTAAGTTTGGAAGCTCAGCTTTCCTGTAAATCACTTATTGTCTTTACGCTAAGTTTAGAACTTCAGATCTCCTGCTTAGTCACTCTTCTGTTCCTGTGTCAAGGAAAGTTATTATCCTTGAAGGATGCAGGTGAATGCCGGGTTAGATGGTCTGTTATCTCTGCAGCACTGCCTGTTCTTCAAGAGAGTTCAGTCTGTTATCACCATAACACTAACCATGCAGATGGACACCGCCCTTCCTAAGCTACAACATGGAAAGAGGGGTTGTTGCTAGCTCTGCACTCCAAATCTCCAGCCAATCATACTGTCCCCCATATTATGATGTTGCAGGTTttgtaaccaatcatattgttttccccttttatgATATTAGCTTCTAGTTTTTGGATAGTCCTCCTTTTGTCCATAAAAGTTTGTCTATCAGCCCTCATTCAGGATCTTTTGGCTTGCTGAGGAGCCAAAGACTGGTAATTGCTAGTCTTACCAATAAACTGAATATGCTCAGAActttgtgactcagtttaccttaatttcaatTGTGACagcaccttttcctttttttttttttttttgacagtgtTCCTTATAGATGAAGGGAATATTGTAGATAAGGTtaacctggatttttttttactagtaaATAACCTTTAGTATTTACTCAATACAGAGTTGGGGTGAGTGGgagattctaaaaaaaaaaaaacactttgcatGAGTAACATTCTTCAATACAAGTTAAACACATATTTTATGTAGTTTTTGATAAAGTATTTGGGAAGCTCCCTCATGCCATTCTTGTTGAAAAAATGGAGAGGAGTGGAGTATAATTAGAAGAGCTTTAGTACAGCACCTCAAGAATCAATACTCAGCCCTAtaatgttttaacatttttactGAAAAGCACAGAAGATGTTTATTTCACCTAAAGATGGGATTAAAGCCATCACGGATAACTTACACACTGGATAGCAGTCAGGATTCTAAAAGATCTTGGCTGGTTGGCCTATTATTGGGCTGAATAAATCACGAGATTTATTAGAGTTGGAACATATAGATTATTATagatttatataaaatttaaaattattctagatttagggctgaaagaCAACTAGGAGGGTTACTGaccccaaatccctcattttccaaatgaggaaactacaaacaagaaaaatttagTGGGCAATGAAGAAGTCTAAGCAAAATGATGACAGGTAGGGAACCacaggtttttaggggtgcttgagagaccccaaaatacctacacgccgggtcctgccgaaagaattcgactcaagccttctcaaccaagagaaaagacaaagtttatttgggattcaccataatgggctgtcttaagaaatcccaccctttgtgaagcctgttttcacaagcgggccagagtCAATCTActgagccagattgaatctgaacagcttcatggaggcaagatggagattatatacacagagattgtaggagggattgaggggtggtct
It encodes the following:
- the NCK2 gene encoding cytoplasmic protein NCK2 codes for the protein MTEEVIVIAKWDYTAQQDQELDIKKNERLWLLDDSKTWWRVRNAANKTGYVPSNYVERKNSLKKGSLVKNLKDTLGLGKTKRKTSTRDASPTPSTDAEYPSNGSTTADRIYDLNIPAYVKFAYVAEREDELSLVKGSRVIVMEKCSDGWWRGSYNGQIGWFPSNYVVEELEEATADSPSFLSLRKGASMSNGQSMKVLHIVQTLYPFSSVTEEELNFEKGEAMEVIEKPENDPEWWKCKNSRGQIGLVPKNYVVILSDGPAMNTSHPPQISYTGPSSTGRFAGREWYYGNVTRHQAECALNERGVEGDFLVRDSESSPSDFSVSLKASGKNKHFKVQLLDNVYCIGQRRFHTMDELVEHYKKAPIFTSEHGEKLYLIKALQ